In the genome of Arachis stenosperma cultivar V10309 chromosome 2, arast.V10309.gnm1.PFL2, whole genome shotgun sequence, the window attataaaagaatttatataattatttaattatattattttttaaaataatcacttatacaattaatataaaagaaataattatttttaatgacaCATAATCTTACATAATTAGATGTACGTATAAATTATTTATACtgatattttatattgataatatattaaaattaaattatataaaaatcaatgcataatCATACCTGTTTTAAGAGAACAATATAAAAAATGTATGTTACATGATTTACCCATGGCATTATTATTACCGCGTTCGTTTTCCCTTTTCAGAATATTAGAATTGGGTCTTTTTCATTCAATTGTCATGTACCTTTCATGTTTGTGCAATTACAAAACTCTATGTATGAATTTGAACATGAGTATTTGCAAAATGATGATAGTAAATAGTAATTTTGTACTGAACAACAATGTGAATTGTTTTTCCTTGTCcgaaattattattttttagtgaaATGGATGGCATTGATAAGAATTAACTATGAAATATCTAGTTACTTTAATTAAGAAATGTTTTATGGACtatgcataaaaaaaatatttgtatataagaaattaagaatatataatttgttttgatacttattttcaaaaaaaaaagttatattataccattaatatattatattatatcctaattcttattttgttttgaAATAATGCAGTATCAACAAAACTATTGAACGATACCAACGCTGCTCTTTTACTCCTCAAGATGAACATGTTGAATGTGAAACTCAGGTACACTGTATTTTTTCACTACTTCTTTCATCTAATAAGCGTAGCAATTTTTAAACAATGCAAGAAGATTGCTATCTTTGACAataaagattaatgaagtttaAATTCTAAGCCATTCAACTAATTAACAATGGGATGCATATCATATATAAATACTAATTAGATCTTAGTAATTTTGattgaataatattttaatacataTGTGTTGCAATAATCAGAGCTGGTACCAGGAGGTATCAAAGCTAAAGGCAAAGTATGAGTCTCTACAAAGGACTCAGAGGTATTATTCACTTATTTCccttctaataataataataataattacaatacacacttaaattaataatatgGATATGTATGTTATAATATTAAATGACTACTTATACGAAGACATTTTTATACAAAGATGATATTTGAGAATCGTTAAATtgattcatataaaaatatatatttatgtaacATATTAATCAAAGTGAAGACAAAAAAGGGCCTGACCTATTAGTAACTAATTGAATTTATTAGCAAAAATCATAATATATAATGGaatatattacaaaatttagTTGGCAATGTAAAACACAGGCACTTGCTTGGGGAAGATCTTGGACCATTGAGCATAAAGGAGCTGCAGAATCTTGAGAAACAGCTTGAAGGTGCTTTAGCACAAGCTAGGCAGAGGAAGGTGAGTGCAAACACCTATCTATTATCTTTCAtttgcttccttctttttgTTCAAATTTGTTCTTTGATTGCTTtcctttatcttttttttttatatatataattatttggttacttttctttggttgtatatatatatatataacatgcGTGCTAATAAAGGATCTAAAATTAAATCAATGGGTTAATTAGGGTACAATCTAGTTTAACTTGATTCAACAAAATTTTGACTGTTAAATTAAACATCATATAAGGTTGAAAATGTGGAAGTAAGGAAAAGGAGGGGGAAATGCTTAATTACTTGGTAATGAAATTTTATTatgcaaaaaaattaaactgattttttttttaaatttcttctCACAGCACTAAATTGATCAAGCACAAGCAATAAATTGTTAGAAAAATAACTGAGAAATTTCTAGAGTCATGTCTTGTATAATTAGTCACTTTAAAGTCATATATATAGTGACttattattgataataataGTTCCTATCTGTAATATAATATACTAATATTAAGTGTATATGCATTGCTATATAGAGATCCTATTCTCTATAATTTTTATCTCATCCTTCCACATCAGTAATGTCAGAACAGCATACTCATGAAGAAACTAATAACTCTTTCAGGGttcttaaatataattataaggGTTCTTTTAACATAtcaataattttcaatcatggCATGCTATTCTAATAAATTCCATcatattatttcttttaaaaatttaaactaatataaaaagttatataaataattatatttttaatatatttttttaaatatatttattttttaatttgcttAAAGTTTTGTATAAATTgctaaaattctttttttttaattcaataaaaatcgaatactaaatttttcaatcataacaATTCTGATTTCATATCGTAATTGATATCACTTCTTACAGAAATTTGAGATGGTAAGATGACAAATAAATGCTTACACATTATTCTATTAACAAACAATTTGTATTATGTGATAAAGAACTGGTTCGTTTCAATTTCTTTGGTAAAGATTACCtaacaaaaaaagaaatttaattgTGGACTTTTACTTTAATTGCAGACACAAATTATGATCGAACAAATGGAAGAGCTGCGTAGGAGGGTAAGACATGATACTCATcatcaattaatattttttatcttataattCTATATATTACTAATCTGCAGACCATTATGAACACTTGACTTGCATTGTGTTCaaacattttaattttgtaaccTGAAACACGTTATAAATTTCtcaatttttgcatttttcatTGATCTTGCAGGAGCGTCATCTTGGAGATATGAATAAGCAACTTAGGCTCAAGGTTTTGAAATATAACACCAAACATTTTAGAATAAGATTATTATTGCAACAATTCTAGCTATGGAGGATACATGCCTCTTGTCatatttgtttaattaatttaattaatcaacacatttttaaattaatttattttttttttaaaaattaaacttgAATTTTCAGCTTGAGGCAGAAGGGTTCAATTTAAAAGCTATGGAAAGCTTGTGGAGTTCAACTTCAGCTGCTGCAAACAGCAACTTTACCTTTCAGCCTTCTCAAACCAATAACCCTATGGATTGCCAACCTGAGCCTTTCTTGCAAATAGGGTAAATTAAATTTCCAATTTAATTTTAGCCATGTGTTCATAAATAATTGATTAATGACCTGATTAAGGCATTAACACTCAAGTACTAATGGTTTTTTCTTAAACTGAAACTTGGGTCAAATGTCATACTACTGGTGtcaattattttataaaagcaATTTAAAAATCAtagactatatatatatatatgagggATTTCTATAGTCATTGagatgttttatttttttattttaactattcACAGTATTTTGTCTTGTAGTTTTAGCTTTTGATTTACACACAGATAACATGTGTCTTTTGAGTTTTCCAGTTCTATTTTCAGTTATAGTTTCGGAatattatttgaaattataataacattcttgatatatttaattactgttttttattttgagagTCAATCCTATTCttattataaagaaaaaaaatttaatgcattgacagtttaaaaatttttacacatttttataattacatctattttttatgattattcacatatccaataaaaatagtaattattttttataatgtgACATTAAGTGATTGAATACACATGAAAAATTGATTTACATTGACAATACAccaaaattgaatttaaaaaatactataaataAGAATATAAAGAATTGATTTACACTGAAAAATgcactaaaattaaatttaaaaaaactatAAATAAGGGTATGAAGAATTGCCACTGATTTTTTTCTCCTTAGAACTTTTTTTCCCTTCTCTTCAATAATATGGAAATTAATATATATTCCGGGATGGAATTCTAAATTAACAAGTTGTTTTGAACAGGTACCATCACTATGTTCAACCTGAAGCATCTAATAATGTTGCCAAGAACATGGTTTGTGAGACCAATAACTTCATGCATGGATGGGTGCTTTGatcttcattataattactatataatataatagCGTATATGACTACTCACCCTGTTGTCTATATATGCTTTTATTTGAATTAGAAGATACTTGTGTTTTGAATGGTTTTTAATTAATTAGCATCATAAACTGTGTATCTTTGTTACTATCATCAATGTGTGGGAAGCTATTACAGACTTCTATAGCCTCTTCTGTGTAATTGGATACAAAGTATAGACCTTAAACAATGTTATATTGTTTGGACTAATATGCgctacaattttttttaatataatatgaATACTAGACgaatatattttagtttaatatgtttcaaataaattattgttttggttttgatttcttttcattaaatttttattactaTGCTTTATTTTGGTTCCAAGTTGCAACATCTCAATAATTTGATATTAAGTTGTTACATGTTAAAGattcaacaaattttgaaaaatatttgtatgactaaataaatattttttttatatttgaattaactaaataaatacattttttaaaatatttatcagAGAATGTTAGagaattaataattttagtgaaaaataaaaaattaactaatattgattaaaatacaaaaatatgtAAGGGAAATATTAGTTActaatatctttttaaatattatgaGAATATAGTaaaaataagagacaaaaaaacgagtttattttattagaaaatgtttaaatattttataaatactGATATTCTAGTCATTTTCTatatgattaaaattaattactaaaattactAGAATACCACTTTCAAAATATCATTGttcattttatttaaaaaaaatgagatagAACAGTTTTGAGAGCGTGTAATATTTATTAAGTTTGGTAAAAGAGAAAGAACAGTGGAACTACAAGAATCCAGGAAGTTCTGACAGATGAAAACTTTAGCGTACTTGGTTGTCTTGTGGTTCCTCAACTTGATTTTGTGACAGAACTGGAATCCAATCCAGTAATAAGTATTCTCTGCTCTCACTTCAGATATATATCCCTATGCATTACATGCTTATGCTTTTGGTGTTCCTCAAAACACCCCGGATTTTTCCACTTACTATGCATGGAACCCCTTTTCATTCCTCAATATTTAATGCTTTCTAACTGAAATTCTTCAATGTATTCTCCTATCTACAAACCAATCAACATATTACAATAAAGGAATAATTTTAGTCATTGAGATTAATAGCCAAAATTACTAGAATTATGTTTACATGTTTAATATACAGTGAAAAATataacattatttttatttacttttattatGATTTTCTTGGATATAAGATGgcattaaataaaagaaactcTTATTGGTAATTTGGtgtgttgtatgtatatatgtacttaaggcttcaataaaatgaaaaaattaaaagaaaaaaaagttagtTTAAGATAATATTTTCAGTTTGCACATTATTGTGGCTTGGCCTGTTGCAAAAAACAACACGGGGAAACCTTCTCATTCTAACAACCTGAACTAAAAGTTTCTTTTATCTAAAAGATAAAAACAatcttatcatatttattaatttcacgtggcttttatataattatattttagaacATGCCTAATCctacttttgtttttattttattaagagaaaaaatttttagagtAACAATTTAATTCGTATAATTTCAAAGTTACGGTTCAAATTGTAAAAACATTTATTGATGTAATTATCATGTTAAACTATGTACATTACATTTTTTGGGTTCAGTCTTTGGATTTTTGTATAGTGGGCTGTCTACtattttttggtatttttttacCAAACAAATCTCACACTAATCAATACATGGGTTTTTATTGGGCT includes:
- the LOC130962055 gene encoding agamous-like MADS-box protein MADS3, whose protein sequence is MGRGRVELKRIENKINRQVTFSKRRNGLLKKAYELSVLCDAEVALIIFSSRGKLYEFGSAGINKTIERYQRCSFTPQDEHVECETQSWYQEVSKLKAKYESLQRTQRHLLGEDLGPLSIKELQNLEKQLEGALAQARQRKTQIMIEQMEELRRRERHLGDMNKQLRLKLEAEGFNLKAMESLWSSTSAAANSNFTFQPSQTNNPMDCQPEPFLQIGYHHYVQPEASNNVAKNMVCETNNFMHGWVL